In the Theobroma cacao cultivar B97-61/B2 chromosome 1, Criollo_cocoa_genome_V2, whole genome shotgun sequence genome, one interval contains:
- the LOC18613583 gene encoding 40S ribosomal protein S4 has translation MARGLKKHLKRLNAPKHWMLDKLGGAFAPKPSSGPHKSRECLPLILILRNRLKYALTYREVIAILMQRHVMVDGKVRTDKTYPAGFMDVVSIPKTNEDFRLLYDTKGRFRLHAITGDETKFKLCKVRSVQFGQKGIPYLNTYDGRTIRYPDPLIKANDTIKLDLESNKIVDFIKFDVGNVVMVTGGRNRGRVGVIKNREKHKGSFETIHIQDAAGHEFATRLGNVFTIGKGTKPWVSLPKGKGIKLSIIEEARKRLAAQAAA, from the exons ATG GCTAGAGGGTTGAAGAAACACTTGAAGAGGCTCAATGCCCCTAAGCATTGGATGCTTGACAAGCTTGGCGGTGCATTT GCACCCAAACCATCATCTGGACCCCACAAGTCCAGGGAATGCCTTCCACTGATTCTCATTCTGCGAAACAGATTAAAGTATGCTCTGACATATAGAGAAGTGATTGCCATTCTTATGCAAAGGCATGTTATGGTAGATGGGAAGGTTAGGACAGATAAGACCTATCCTGCTGGTTTCATGG ATGTTGTGTCAATTCCCAAGACAAATGAGGACTTCCGTCTCCTTTATGACACAAAAGGTCGTTTTCGCCTTCATGCAATCACAGGTGATGAGACCAAG TTCAAGCTCTGCAAGGTTAGATCTGTCCAATTTGGCCAGAAGGGTATTCCATACCTCAATACCTATGACGGACGCACCATCCGCTACCCTGATCCTCTGATCAAGGCTAATGACACCATCAAGCTTGACCTGGAGAGCAACAAAATTGTTGATTTCATTAAGTTTGATGTTGGGAATGTTGTCATGGTCACTGGAGGAAGGAACAGGGGACGTGTTGGAGTGATTAAGAACAGGGAGAAGCATAAGGGTAGCTTTGAGACAATCCACATTCAAGATGCTGCTGGGCATGAGTTTGCAACTCGTCTAGGGAATGTCTTCACAATTGGTAAAGGGACAAAGCCATGGGTGTCACTTCCTAAGGGCAAGGGTATCAAGTTGTCCATCATTGAAGAAGCCAGAAAGAGGCTTGCAGCCCAAGCTGCTGCATAA